A DNA window from Candidatus Sulfidibacterium hydrothermale contains the following coding sequences:
- a CDS encoding serine hydrolase domain-containing protein, which yields MKKFKYLVLVVVVAALAYGANYFIARAPIFTGYAAKDLASWTFLTHRTQKDIEKHDLSFFPVNLSHNVIDKKHKRVTGTFLGMAKQVAVYRQGLGCTLVADADINKVMQQKMTEPVLPKNPQNIYWPMGDKMRDTLPPAVDIKKLQAAIDSAFNAGNTRAVVVAYDTLFMREKYAPGFDKNTRILGWSMSKSITSALIGILVKEGKLKVNAPAPIKEWQNDARKNIRLADLLHQSSGLKWNEDYGDISDVTIMLYRKGNMAEFAIQHPAIYPPDSVWYYSSGNTNIISEIIRRTIGNDQQYWNFPRKALFNKIGMRSAVLETDASGNFVGSSYTFATPRDWARFGLLYLQNGKWQGKQLLPKGWVKYAHTPARKSQDQYGAQFWLNKGTHEIKGYPDIYYCDGFHGQRVYIIPSKDLVVVRMGLNGHGEFDYNKFLTRILDAFH from the coding sequence ATGAAAAAATTTAAATACCTTGTACTTGTAGTGGTAGTGGCTGCACTGGCTTATGGTGCCAATTATTTTATTGCCCGGGCACCTATTTTTACAGGATATGCGGCCAAAGACCTGGCTTCGTGGACTTTTCTGACTCATCGCACCCAAAAAGACATTGAAAAACACGACTTGAGTTTTTTTCCGGTCAACCTTTCACACAACGTCATTGACAAAAAACACAAACGGGTAACGGGTACTTTTCTCGGCATGGCTAAACAGGTGGCGGTTTACCGCCAGGGACTCGGTTGTACGCTGGTAGCCGATGCCGACATCAACAAAGTGATGCAACAAAAAATGACGGAACCGGTTCTTCCTAAAAATCCACAAAATATTTACTGGCCTATGGGCGACAAAATGCGCGACACCCTTCCGCCGGCTGTGGACATAAAAAAGCTGCAGGCAGCCATTGATTCGGCATTCAACGCCGGCAATACCCGAGCCGTTGTTGTGGCTTATGACACCCTTTTTATGCGTGAAAAATATGCTCCGGGATTTGATAAAAACACCCGGATATTGGGCTGGTCGATGAGCAAAAGCATTACCAGTGCGCTCATTGGTATTTTGGTAAAAGAGGGGAAACTGAAGGTCAATGCTCCGGCTCCCATCAAAGAGTGGCAAAACGACGCGCGGAAAAATATCCGGCTGGCCGACCTTCTGCACCAAAGCAGCGGACTGAAATGGAATGAAGATTACGGCGATATTTCCGATGTTACCATCATGCTGTATCGAAAAGGAAACATGGCGGAATTTGCCATTCAGCATCCGGCCATTTATCCGCCGGATTCGGTTTGGTACTATTCGTCGGGAAACACCAACATCATCTCGGAGATTATCCGCCGCACCATAGGCAACGACCAACAATACTGGAATTTTCCGCGGAAAGCATTGTTCAACAAAATCGGGATGCGTTCGGCGGTACTGGAAACGGACGCCAGTGGAAATTTTGTGGGATCGTCGTATACCTTTGCCACGCCCCGCGACTGGGCCCGGTTCGGATTGCTCTATCTGCAAAATGGCAAATGGCAGGGAAAACAACTTCTTCCCAAAGGCTGGGTAAAATATGCCCACACACCGGCACGAAAATCACAAGACCAATACGGCGCCCAGTTTTGGCTGAATAAAGGAACCCATGAAATCAAAGGATATCCGGACATTTATTATTGCGACGGTTTCCATGGTCAGCGGGTGTACATCATTCCGTCAAAAGATCTGGTTGTGGTGCGGATGGGACTAAACGGCCACGGAGAATTTGATTACAACAAATTCCTGACCCGGATTTTAGATGCTTTTCATTAA
- a CDS encoding bifunctional metallophosphatase/5'-nucleotidase: protein MKNLQIVWLFIVFFATGSLHAQNITILHTNDMHSRITGDGPEIDYTPMIINNDSVLGGFARLATLLKQQKSTNPNGTLILDAGDFLMGTLFNTIEPQTGFQLSLMKQMGIQFTTIGNHEFDYGPNALAQAIQAAEKRGGLPQIISTNLNPVPDAPKDGQLAKLFANKTILPYKIIEVKGVKIGIIGILGKDAAEVAPLKAPVQVAKQSKTARKTAKMLKKEKHVDLVICLSHSGVYSDGKGGFYGEDVKMAKKAKYIDVIISGHTHVVTPQPVKVKNTLIVQTGCYLHNLGRLDLTIKNGKIAAYHYRLIPIDDHILGDAKVNDEINRYKSQINKKILNRQHLYYRQPVAETSFNLMKHNKRGYQHTNLGVFLTQAIQHDVNRYGDSTDVELLASGTIRDNILEGKTGVITVPDIFRVLSLGRVNDSLPGYPLAKIYITGHELKNLMEVLLLSKSDDGYVFVSGAKVYYNPKKVMLHKVYKIEINGKPIDLSKKNPKLYSITADTYLLSFLGRVKKLSHGLVSVVPKDAHGNPVTNMNTALIDFNKNKKGIQPGTEWLAVIHYLQQLKDKNNDGIPDIPLQYKKPLSHRIAGKKEN from the coding sequence ATGAAAAATCTTCAAATAGTGTGGCTTTTCATCGTGTTTTTTGCCACCGGCAGTCTTCATGCCCAAAACATCACCATATTACATACCAACGATATGCACTCGCGCATTACCGGTGATGGGCCCGAAATAGATTACACCCCCATGATCATCAACAACGACAGTGTGTTGGGAGGTTTTGCGCGACTGGCTACTTTGCTGAAACAACAAAAATCAACAAACCCGAACGGAACCCTTATTTTAGATGCCGGAGATTTTTTAATGGGAACCCTTTTTAATACCATTGAGCCTCAAACCGGATTTCAGCTTTCGCTGATGAAACAGATGGGCATACAATTTACCACCATCGGCAATCATGAATTTGATTATGGCCCCAATGCACTGGCACAAGCCATTCAGGCGGCTGAAAAAAGAGGCGGACTTCCGCAAATTATTTCTACCAATCTGAACCCGGTTCCTGATGCGCCGAAAGACGGGCAGCTGGCCAAACTTTTTGCCAACAAAACCATTTTACCTTATAAAATTATTGAAGTAAAGGGAGTTAAAATAGGCATTATCGGTATCCTGGGAAAAGATGCGGCTGAAGTGGCTCCTTTAAAAGCTCCTGTACAGGTGGCAAAACAGAGTAAAACCGCCCGTAAAACCGCAAAAATGCTGAAAAAGGAAAAGCATGTTGATTTGGTTATCTGTTTGTCGCACAGTGGTGTGTATTCTGATGGAAAAGGCGGTTTTTACGGCGAAGACGTAAAAATGGCCAAAAAAGCCAAGTACATTGATGTCATCATTAGCGGCCATACTCATGTGGTTACTCCACAGCCCGTTAAAGTGAAAAATACACTGATTGTACAAACCGGATGCTATTTGCATAACCTGGGACGGCTTGATCTCACCATTAAAAACGGAAAAATTGCCGCATACCATTATCGCCTGATTCCTATTGACGACCACATTTTGGGAGATGCCAAAGTCAATGATGAAATTAACCGGTACAAAAGCCAGATCAATAAAAAAATCTTAAACCGGCAGCATTTATACTACCGGCAACCGGTGGCAGAAACATCTTTCAACTTAATGAAACACAACAAGCGGGGATATCAGCATACCAATCTTGGCGTTTTTCTTACCCAGGCCATACAGCATGATGTAAATCGTTATGGCGACAGTACCGATGTGGAACTACTTGCTTCAGGTACCATTCGTGACAATATTTTGGAAGGAAAAACCGGTGTCATTACGGTTCCTGATATCTTCAGGGTCTTGTCGCTGGGCCGCGTAAACGACAGTCTGCCGGGTTATCCGCTTGCTAAAATTTACATCACCGGCCATGAACTGAAAAATCTTATGGAAGTGTTGTTGCTTTCCAAAAGCGACGATGGTTACGTTTTTGTTTCCGGCGCAAAAGTGTATTACAACCCCAAAAAAGTGATGTTACACAAAGTGTACAAAATTGAAATAAACGGAAAACCGATAGATCTTTCCAAAAAGAATCCCAAACTTTACAGTATTACTGCTGACACTTATCTGCTTAGCTTTCTTGGCAGAGTGAAAAAACTAAGTCACGGACTGGTGAGTGTGGTTCCGAAAGATGCTCACGGAAACCCCGTTACCAATATGAACACTGCCTTGATTGACTTTAACAAAAATAAAAAAGGGATACAACCGGGAACCGAATGGCTGGCGGTTATCCATTATCTGCAACAGCTAAAAGACAAAAATAACGATGGCATTCCGGATATTCCGTTACAATACAAAAAGCCTTTATCGCATCGTATTGCCGGAAAAAAAGAAAATTAA
- the odhB gene encoding 2-oxoglutarate dehydrogenase complex dihydrolipoyllysine-residue succinyltransferase codes for MKVEIKVPSPGESITEVQLAAWLVKDGQQVEKDQDIVEIDSDKATLTVAAEADGKIKLLAKEGDTIEVGSVLAVIDTEVKGEAPDKPVAGLPEDKKTETPEKEAPKNAPEEKQKNRTPEEDKTGEKLHLSPLARKLLQQEGATEKELAEFFRSVRIGKEDVRFFLENRNQQPRKQATAATKTSWTGERNIRREKMSMLRKKLAQRLVSVKNETAMLTTFNEVDMSAIMEIRRKYKEIFKEKFGVGLGFMSFFTKAVTEALQLFPQVNAQISGDELIYFDYVDIGIAVSAPKGLVVPVIQDAEKMSLAEIETAIKTLAVKARENKITLDEMQGGTFTITNGGVFGSMMSTPILNPPQSAILGMHNIVKRPVAVNGKVEIHPMMYVALSYDHRIIDGRESVGFLVKVKEMLEQPQRMLFGARSAEEVLLDL; via the coding sequence ATGAAAGTAGAGATAAAAGTCCCCAGTCCGGGTGAATCCATTACCGAAGTACAACTGGCTGCCTGGTTGGTAAAAGATGGCCAACAAGTGGAAAAAGATCAGGATATTGTGGAAATCGATTCGGATAAAGCGACCCTTACCGTGGCTGCCGAAGCCGACGGAAAAATAAAGCTTTTGGCTAAAGAAGGAGACACTATCGAAGTGGGATCGGTTTTGGCGGTTATTGATACGGAAGTAAAAGGAGAGGCTCCGGACAAGCCGGTTGCCGGACTTCCGGAAGATAAGAAAACCGAAACCCCGGAAAAAGAAGCCCCGAAAAATGCTCCGGAAGAAAAACAGAAAAACAGGACTCCGGAAGAAGATAAAACCGGTGAAAAGCTTCATCTTTCGCCGTTGGCGCGGAAACTGCTTCAGCAGGAAGGCGCTACGGAAAAAGAATTGGCCGAATTTTTCCGGTCGGTGCGCATCGGGAAAGAAGATGTCCGGTTTTTTCTTGAAAACAGGAATCAGCAACCCCGCAAACAAGCCACCGCTGCAACCAAAACATCATGGACCGGAGAGCGGAATATCCGCCGGGAAAAGATGAGCATGCTGCGTAAAAAGCTGGCACAGCGACTGGTTTCCGTAAAAAATGAAACCGCCATGCTGACCACATTTAATGAGGTGGATATGAGCGCGATCATGGAAATCCGAAGGAAATACAAAGAGATTTTCAAAGAAAAGTTCGGTGTGGGATTGGGGTTTATGTCTTTTTTTACCAAAGCCGTTACCGAAGCGCTTCAGCTTTTTCCTCAGGTGAATGCCCAAATTTCAGGAGATGAGCTTATTTATTTCGATTATGTGGATATCGGGATAGCCGTCAGTGCGCCCAAAGGACTTGTTGTTCCCGTGATACAAGATGCCGAAAAAATGAGCCTGGCCGAAATAGAAACAGCTATCAAAACACTGGCAGTCAAAGCAAGAGAAAATAAAATTACCCTTGACGAGATGCAGGGAGGAACCTTTACCATCACCAACGGCGGGGTATTTGGCTCTATGATGTCCACACCCATTCTTAATCCGCCGCAAAGTGCCATCCTGGGAATGCACAACATTGTGAAACGGCCGGTGGCGGTTAACGGAAAAGTGGAAATCCATCCGATGATGTATGTGGCGTTGTCTTACGATCACCGGATTATTGACGGACGGGAGTCGGTGGGCTTTCTGGTGAAAGTAAAAGAAATGCTGGAACAACCCCAGCGTATGCTTTTCGGTGCCCGTAGCGCAGAAGAAGTGCTGCTGGATTTGTAA
- a CDS encoding 2-oxoglutarate dehydrogenase E1 component, whose translation MLSTYDFTMMDDAHFLNQADPAYIENLYQIYQENPEALDPGWQQFFQGFDFALKNYPQKGTPGLETTDEFKVINLINGYRRRGHLFTQTNPVRKRRKYVPTLSIENFGLTPDDLERTFLAGNEIGIGPAKLKDIVAFLETTYCHSIGTEYYFIRDVTIVNWLRKTFETTQNRPRYSREEKVYILKKLLRAVHFENFLQKKFPGQKRFSLEGAEALIPALDAVMEKGADLGIEEFVIGMSHRGRLNTLVNILRKPFKEVFAEFEGVEYEDENLLGDVKYHLGYTIRRKTSKGKPVKLTLSPNPSHLEAVDAVVEGIVRAKMDNHLEHNPDKIVPILIHGDASIAGQGVVYEVIQMSDLKGYSAGGTIHLVINNQIGFTTDYLDARSSTYCTDVAKTTLSPVFHVNGDDAEAVVFTVQLAMEFRNRFHKDVFIDILCYRRYGHNEGDEPRFTQPLLYKAIEKHPNPYQIYKEKLLQEKAVTPEFCQQEEKHFNQRLEEHYAAAKSHKKAAIDSFLKDIWKGIRPATDKDFHHSPSTAVPKKELLQIAGKITALPDEKKFYRKTIRLQQQRAEMIFKKEQLDWAMGELLAYGSLLAENIPVRLSGQDVERGTFSHRHAVLRLEDSEEKYVPLNHIREQQAPFAVFNSPLSEYGVLGFEYGYALASPHSLVIWEAQFGDFANTAQVIFDQFISSAGEKWNVMNHLVVLLPHGYEGQGPEHSSARMERFLTLAAEKNMQIANCSTPANFFHLLRRQMKRPFRKPLIVFTPKSLLRHPRAVSPLTDFTQGGFREVMDDETVTPDRVTRVIFCTGRLYYALLAEREKLKIDTMALVRIEQLYPFPEKQVNAIIRKYKNTTDFIWAQEEPANMGAWQFIEKVFDKKHSLRLISRPESGSPATGSPQFHVIREQKILDKVFLQCECPYLHEECEMACIGNRWKSFEKELAALQVQHIDSKFHSGVKPLK comes from the coding sequence GTGCTTTCTACTTACGACTTTACCATGATGGACGATGCGCATTTTTTGAACCAGGCCGACCCTGCTTACATTGAAAATCTCTACCAAATTTATCAGGAAAATCCGGAAGCGTTAGACCCCGGCTGGCAACAGTTTTTTCAGGGCTTTGATTTTGCTTTGAAAAATTATCCGCAAAAAGGAACGCCGGGTTTGGAAACGACCGATGAATTTAAAGTGATCAACCTGATTAATGGTTACCGGCGCCGGGGGCATCTGTTTACCCAAACCAATCCGGTGCGTAAACGGCGCAAATATGTTCCCACCCTGTCTATCGAAAATTTCGGACTTACCCCGGACGATCTTGAGCGGACTTTCCTTGCCGGTAATGAAATAGGTATCGGTCCGGCAAAGTTGAAAGATATTGTGGCTTTCCTGGAAACGACCTACTGTCATTCTATCGGTACCGAGTATTATTTTATTCGGGATGTGACGATTGTGAACTGGTTGCGGAAAACTTTCGAGACCACCCAAAACCGTCCCCGCTATTCCCGCGAAGAAAAAGTCTATATCCTGAAAAAATTACTCCGGGCGGTACACTTTGAAAATTTTCTGCAGAAAAAATTTCCGGGGCAGAAGCGGTTTTCGCTGGAGGGAGCTGAAGCCCTGATTCCGGCACTGGATGCCGTTATGGAAAAAGGAGCCGACCTGGGTATCGAAGAGTTCGTTATCGGAATGTCGCATCGCGGACGTTTGAATACGCTGGTCAATATTCTGCGAAAACCGTTTAAAGAGGTGTTTGCCGAATTTGAAGGGGTGGAATATGAAGATGAAAATCTCCTGGGCGATGTAAAATATCATTTGGGCTACACCATCCGCCGGAAAACAAGCAAAGGAAAACCGGTAAAGTTAACCTTGTCGCCCAATCCTTCTCACCTTGAGGCGGTGGATGCTGTGGTAGAAGGAATTGTCAGGGCAAAAATGGATAACCATTTGGAACACAATCCGGATAAAATTGTTCCCATTCTTATTCATGGCGATGCTTCCATTGCCGGACAGGGAGTGGTGTACGAAGTGATCCAGATGTCTGACCTGAAAGGGTATTCTGCCGGCGGAACCATTCATCTGGTCATTAATAATCAAATTGGGTTTACCACCGATTATCTCGATGCCCGCAGCAGTACGTATTGTACCGATGTGGCAAAAACGACCCTGTCTCCGGTATTTCATGTTAATGGTGATGATGCCGAAGCGGTAGTCTTTACGGTTCAGCTGGCTATGGAATTCAGGAACCGTTTCCATAAGGATGTGTTTATTGATATTTTGTGTTATCGCCGTTACGGACACAACGAAGGAGATGAGCCCCGTTTTACCCAGCCTTTGTTGTACAAGGCGATTGAAAAGCATCCTAACCCGTACCAGATTTATAAAGAAAAACTGCTGCAGGAAAAGGCGGTTACGCCTGAATTTTGCCAGCAGGAAGAAAAACATTTTAACCAGCGGCTCGAAGAACATTATGCGGCAGCAAAATCACACAAAAAGGCGGCGATCGACAGCTTTTTGAAAGATATCTGGAAAGGAATCCGTCCGGCAACGGATAAAGATTTCCATCATTCGCCGTCAACGGCCGTTCCTAAAAAAGAGCTGCTGCAAATTGCCGGAAAAATTACGGCATTGCCCGATGAAAAGAAGTTTTACCGGAAAACTATTCGCCTACAGCAACAGCGGGCCGAAATGATTTTTAAGAAAGAACAGCTCGACTGGGCTATGGGAGAGTTGCTGGCTTATGGAAGTCTGCTGGCAGAAAATATTCCGGTACGGCTCAGTGGTCAGGATGTGGAGAGAGGTACTTTTTCACACCGGCATGCCGTTTTGCGTCTTGAAGATTCGGAAGAGAAATATGTGCCGTTAAATCATATCCGGGAACAACAGGCTCCGTTTGCGGTGTTTAACTCTCCGTTGTCGGAGTATGGGGTGCTGGGTTTTGAATATGGTTATGCATTGGCTTCGCCGCATTCGCTGGTGATCTGGGAAGCTCAGTTTGGCGATTTTGCCAATACGGCTCAGGTGATTTTTGATCAGTTTATCAGCAGTGCCGGAGAAAAATGGAATGTGATGAACCATTTGGTGGTGTTGCTGCCGCATGGTTACGAAGGGCAAGGTCCTGAACATTCCAGTGCCCGCATGGAACGGTTTCTGACTCTTGCGGCCGAGAAAAATATGCAAATTGCCAATTGTTCAACGCCGGCTAACTTTTTTCATTTACTCCGGCGGCAAATGAAACGTCCGTTTCGCAAACCGCTTATCGTATTTACCCCCAAAAGTCTGTTGCGTCATCCGCGTGCCGTGTCGCCGTTAACCGATTTTACGCAGGGCGGATTTCGTGAAGTGATGGATGATGAAACAGTCACTCCTGACCGGGTAACCCGTGTTATTTTTTGTACCGGACGGCTTTATTATGCCCTTTTGGCCGAAAGAGAGAAATTGAAAATAGATACGATGGCCTTGGTTCGTATTGAACAACTTTATCCCTTTCCGGAAAAACAGGTGAACGCGATCATCAGAAAATATAAAAACACAACCGATTTTATTTGGGCTCAGGAAGAACCAGCCAACATGGGAGCCTGGCAGTTTATCGAAAAAGTTTTCGACAAAAAGCATTCGTTGCGGCTGATAAGTCGTCCTGAAAGCGGAAGTCCGGCTACCGGTTCTCCGCAATTTCATGTCATTCGCGAACAAAAGATCCTGGATAAAGTTTTTCTGCAATGCGAATGTCCTTACCTGCATGAAGAGTGTGAGATGGCTTGTATCGGAAACCGCTGGAAATCATTTGAAAAAGAATTGGCTGCTTTGCAGGTACAACATATCGACAGTAAATTTCACTCTGGTGTTAAACCCTTGAAATAA
- a CDS encoding desulfoferrodoxin family protein, protein MKNRRKFIRNSLITAGAVAFSGPLLAAATEPQKKTIHALPGIIYTEKDQGRWNGKAPSHVPQVKIEGNKIKLHTVHPMTAAHYIVRHTLVDASGKVLGSKTFYPTDVQPISEFELPAGFHGKLFATSFCNKHDFWIKEFTV, encoded by the coding sequence ATGAAGAACAGAAGAAAATTTATCCGGAACAGCCTGATCACGGCCGGTGCTGTTGCTTTTTCCGGTCCGTTACTGGCTGCAGCTACAGAACCTCAGAAGAAAACCATTCATGCACTGCCAGGAATTATTTATACAGAAAAAGACCAGGGACGCTGGAACGGGAAAGCCCCCAGCCATGTACCACAGGTAAAAATTGAGGGCAACAAAATAAAATTACACACGGTTCATCCCATGACTGCAGCACATTATATTGTACGGCACACACTGGTGGATGCTTCCGGAAAGGTATTGGGTTCCAAAACGTTCTACCCTACTGACGTGCAACCCATTTCTGAATTTGAACTTCCGGCCGGTTTTCACGGAAAACTTTTTGCCACCAGTTTCTGCAACAAACACGATTTCTGGATAAAAGAATTTACGGTTTAA